Proteins encoded by one window of Kribbella italica:
- a CDS encoding FAD-dependent monooxygenase: protein MTAIVIGGGIAGLAAAASLTRSGWRVRVLESAPELGEVGAGLAVTVNGARALESIGALDAVRRTGAAVRPAGTRRADGKWLLRAPDGAGSQMVGIHRQRLHQALAEAASAAELTTGARVTGVVPGAAGGEPAHVTWESSDGTHEASADLVVGADGLRSVTRQQLFPSSRLTYSGYSSWRAVVDSPTDDRFAMVWGPRAEFGSLAIGAGQTYWYGYVALPAGHRFPDELQAAREYFASWAPDIRALTESTEQVIRHDVWTLEKPLPRYVEGRVVLIGDAAHPMLPTLGQGANSALEDGASLGALDLAQYQAQRYGRTEQLVRRSAQMAKVGAHLGRGQRLRNALLQLTPPNAAQRNGSKLFESWTPPVRVSREAG, encoded by the coding sequence ATGACAGCGATCGTGATCGGCGGCGGCATCGCCGGGCTCGCCGCGGCGGCCTCGTTGACGAGGTCCGGGTGGCGCGTCCGGGTGCTGGAGAGCGCCCCGGAACTGGGTGAGGTCGGCGCCGGCCTCGCCGTCACCGTCAACGGCGCGCGGGCGCTCGAGTCGATCGGCGCGCTCGACGCCGTCCGTCGTACCGGCGCCGCGGTCCGTCCGGCGGGGACCCGGCGCGCGGACGGGAAATGGTTGCTGAGGGCACCTGATGGCGCCGGTAGCCAGATGGTCGGTATCCACCGGCAACGCCTGCACCAGGCGCTGGCCGAGGCCGCTTCGGCGGCCGAGCTGACGACGGGCGCCCGCGTCACCGGCGTTGTCCCCGGCGCAGCCGGCGGAGAGCCGGCCCACGTGACCTGGGAATCCTCCGACGGCACCCACGAGGCTTCGGCAGACCTGGTCGTCGGCGCCGATGGCCTCCGCAGCGTCACCCGCCAGCAGCTCTTTCCCAGCAGCCGATTGACGTACAGCGGCTACTCGAGCTGGCGCGCTGTCGTCGACAGCCCCACGGACGACCGCTTCGCGATGGTGTGGGGCCCGCGCGCCGAGTTCGGCTCGCTCGCGATCGGTGCCGGGCAGACCTACTGGTACGGCTACGTCGCCCTGCCGGCCGGGCATCGCTTCCCTGACGAGCTGCAGGCAGCGCGCGAGTACTTCGCCTCCTGGGCTCCCGACATCCGCGCCCTGACGGAGTCGACGGAACAAGTGATCCGCCACGACGTGTGGACCCTCGAGAAGCCCTTGCCCCGGTACGTCGAGGGCCGCGTCGTCCTGATCGGCGACGCCGCCCATCCGATGCTCCCGACCCTCGGCCAGGGAGCCAACTCCGCGCTGGAGGACGGCGCCTCGCTGGGCGCTCTCGACCTGGCGCAGTACCAGGCACAGCGGTACGGGCGGACAGAACAGCTGGTCAGGCGGTCGGCGCAGATGGCGAAGGTCGGCGCCCACCTCGGCCGCGGCCAGCGGTTGCGCAACGCGTTGCTGCAACTGACTCCACCGAACGCCGCTCAACGCAACGGCAGCAAGCTCTTCGAGAGCTGGACCCCGCCGGTCAGGGTTTCGCGCGAAGCCGGTTGA
- a CDS encoding SDR family NAD(P)-dependent oxidoreductase produces the protein MTNRPVAVVTGASSGIGAATARHLAEAGFEVVCAARRLDRVEALAKEIGGRAVQCDVTSAEDVAALTAAAGERVDLLVNNAGGAFGAEPVADADLDAWRRMFEVNVIGVAAVTKSLLPALIASEGTIVVMGSTAGQVAYENGGGYVAAKHAVKAVVDTLRLELFDQPVRVCEIAPGMVKSEGFALTRFEGDQAKAAAVYAGVAEPLTSDDIAEIVTWVASRPPHVNIDRLTVRPRAQAAQHKVHRVQE, from the coding sequence ATGACGAATCGCCCTGTAGCCGTGGTGACCGGAGCCAGCAGTGGGATCGGGGCCGCGACCGCGCGGCACCTCGCGGAGGCCGGGTTCGAGGTGGTCTGCGCGGCCCGCCGGCTGGACCGGGTCGAGGCGCTGGCCAAGGAGATCGGCGGTCGCGCGGTGCAGTGCGACGTGACGTCGGCCGAGGACGTCGCGGCGCTGACCGCGGCGGCCGGCGAGCGGGTCGACCTGCTGGTGAACAACGCCGGTGGCGCATTCGGCGCCGAGCCGGTCGCCGACGCGGATCTGGACGCCTGGCGGCGGATGTTCGAGGTGAACGTGATCGGCGTCGCCGCGGTCACCAAGTCGTTGCTCCCGGCCCTGATCGCGAGCGAGGGCACGATCGTCGTGATGGGCTCGACGGCCGGCCAGGTCGCCTACGAGAACGGCGGCGGGTACGTCGCCGCCAAGCACGCGGTGAAGGCCGTCGTCGACACGCTCCGGCTCGAGCTGTTCGACCAGCCGGTCCGGGTCTGCGAGATCGCGCCCGGGATGGTGAAGTCCGAGGGCTTCGCGCTGACCCGGTTCGAGGGCGACCAGGCGAAGGCCGCCGCCGTGTACGCCGGGGTCGCGGAGCCGCTCACCTCCGACGACATCGCCGAGATCGTCACCTGGGTCGCGTCCCGTCCGCCGCACGTCAACATCGACCGCCTCACGGTCCGCCCGCGCGCCCAGGCGGCGCAGCACAAGGTGCACCGGGTCCAGGAGTAG
- the mshA gene encoding D-inositol-3-phosphate glycosyltransferase codes for MTEPSADRPLRRVAMISLHTSPLDQPGTGDAGGMNVYVVELSKRLAGLGIAVDIFTRATSSALPAKVELGPGVTVRNVAAGPYEGLAKNELPAQLCTFARAVLRAEAIREPGYYDVIHSHYWLSGQVGLLARDRWAVPLVHTMHTMAKVKNASLAEDDVPEPPARLLGEEQVVEAADRLLANTDDEAKELIGLYGAQPAKVEVVCPGVDLEMFSPGDQAAARRTVGVREDAIVLAFVGRIQPLKAPDLLIRAAARMLDRDPALRERLVVAIIGGPSGNGMEHPEAHAELARRLGVDDVTRFVKPMARAGLADWYRAASVVCVPSYSESFGLVALEAQACGTPVVAASVGGLTTAVRDGVTGLLVPGHGVGEFADALARIATDPAARESMSKAAVEHARAFGWEQTAEKTLAAYRTAAQTMAAELAAEVAG; via the coding sequence GTGACCGAACCCTCCGCCGACCGTCCACTTCGGCGGGTCGCGATGATCAGCCTGCACACGTCGCCGCTGGACCAGCCGGGGACGGGGGACGCGGGCGGCATGAACGTCTACGTGGTGGAACTGTCCAAACGGCTGGCCGGGCTCGGCATCGCCGTCGACATCTTCACCCGCGCGACCTCGTCGGCCCTGCCCGCGAAGGTCGAGCTCGGCCCGGGCGTCACGGTCCGCAACGTCGCGGCCGGCCCGTACGAGGGGCTGGCGAAGAACGAGCTCCCCGCCCAGCTGTGCACGTTCGCCCGCGCGGTCCTGCGCGCCGAGGCGATCCGCGAGCCGGGCTACTACGACGTCATCCACTCCCACTACTGGCTGTCCGGCCAGGTCGGCCTGCTCGCCCGCGACCGCTGGGCCGTCCCGCTCGTCCACACCATGCACACGATGGCGAAGGTGAAGAACGCCAGCCTCGCCGAGGACGACGTCCCCGAACCGCCCGCCCGGCTGCTCGGCGAGGAACAGGTGGTCGAGGCGGCCGACCGGCTGCTCGCGAACACCGACGACGAGGCGAAGGAACTGATCGGCCTGTACGGCGCGCAGCCGGCCAAGGTCGAGGTGGTCTGTCCCGGTGTCGACCTGGAGATGTTCAGCCCGGGCGACCAGGCGGCGGCCCGGCGTACCGTCGGAGTGCGGGAGGACGCGATCGTGCTCGCGTTCGTCGGGCGGATCCAGCCGTTGAAGGCGCCGGACCTGCTGATCCGGGCGGCCGCGCGGATGCTCGACCGCGATCCGGCGCTGCGCGAGCGGCTGGTCGTCGCGATCATCGGCGGGCCGTCGGGCAACGGGATGGAGCATCCCGAGGCGCACGCCGAGTTGGCGCGGCGGCTCGGCGTCGACGACGTGACCCGGTTCGTGAAGCCGATGGCGCGGGCGGGGCTGGCCGACTGGTACCGGGCGGCCTCGGTGGTCTGCGTACCGTCGTACTCGGAGTCGTTCGGGCTGGTCGCGCTGGAGGCCCAGGCCTGCGGTACGCCGGTGGTCGCGGCCTCGGTCGGCGGGCTGACGACCGCCGTCCGTGACGGCGTGACCGGGCTGCTGGTGCCGGGCCACGGGGTCGGCGAGTTCGCCGACGCGCTGGCGCGGATCGCGACGGATCCGGCCGCCCGCGAGAGCATGAGCAAGGCCGCGGTCGAGCATGCCCGGGCGTTCGGCTGGGAACAGACCGCGGAGAAGACGCTGGCCGCGTACCGGACGGCCGCGCAGACGATGGCCGCCGAACTGGCGGCGGAGGTGGCCGGATGA
- a CDS encoding YbjN domain-containing protein — MRVSAADVIRQVLTENELEFTESAPGAFAADLPGERKLKTGVSLTVGAQAVHVHAFVARRPDENHEAVYRWLLERNLKMYGVAFAIDHHGDIHLDGRVPLHAITPAEVDRLLGAVLEYADSSFNTILELGFATSIRREYDWRISRGESTRNLDAFKGWLEPR, encoded by the coding sequence ATGAGGGTTTCCGCCGCGGACGTGATCCGTCAGGTGCTGACCGAGAACGAGCTCGAGTTCACCGAGTCGGCGCCGGGAGCTTTTGCGGCGGACCTGCCGGGGGAGCGGAAGCTGAAGACGGGCGTCTCGCTGACGGTCGGGGCCCAGGCGGTGCACGTGCACGCCTTCGTCGCCCGGCGGCCGGACGAGAACCACGAGGCCGTGTACCGGTGGCTGCTGGAGCGGAACCTGAAGATGTACGGCGTCGCGTTCGCCATCGACCACCACGGCGACATCCATCTGGACGGCCGCGTTCCGCTGCACGCGATCACGCCGGCCGAGGTGGACCGGCTGCTGGGCGCCGTCCTGGAGTACGCCGACTCGTCGTTCAACACGATCCTGGAACTGGGCTTCGCGACGTCGATCCGGCGTGAGTACGACTGGCGGATCTCGCGCGGTGAGTCGACCCGGAACCTGGACGCGTTCAAGGGCTGGCTCGAGCCTCGATAG
- a CDS encoding phosphoglyceromutase yields the protein MTYRLILLRHGHSDWNAKNLFTGWVDVDLNAQGVEEAHRGGQLLLERGLLPDVLHTSVLRRAIRTATIALEEAGRQWIDVRRSWRLNERHYGGLQGKDKKQTLEELGEEQFMLFRRSYDTPPPPIERGSEYDQAGDPRYAALPSELLPATECLKDVVERMLPYWYDAIVPDLRAGKTVLVTAHGNSLRALVKHLDQLDEQTIVGLNIPTGVPLYYELDDDFNPVTKGGEYLDPAAAAAAIEAVKNQGR from the coding sequence ATGACCTATCGCCTGATCCTGCTCCGCCACGGCCACAGCGACTGGAACGCCAAGAACCTGTTCACCGGGTGGGTCGACGTCGACCTGAACGCCCAGGGGGTCGAGGAGGCTCACCGCGGCGGCCAGCTGCTGCTCGAGCGCGGCCTGCTGCCCGACGTACTGCACACCTCGGTCCTGCGCCGCGCGATCCGCACCGCGACCATCGCGCTCGAGGAGGCCGGGCGGCAGTGGATCGACGTCCGCCGCTCCTGGCGCCTGAACGAGCGCCACTACGGCGGTCTGCAGGGCAAGGACAAGAAGCAGACCCTGGAGGAGCTCGGCGAGGAGCAGTTCATGCTGTTCCGCCGCTCCTACGACACCCCGCCGCCGCCGATCGAGCGCGGCTCGGAGTACGACCAGGCCGGCGACCCCCGCTACGCCGCCCTCCCGAGCGAGCTCCTCCCGGCCACCGAGTGCCTCAAGGACGTCGTCGAGCGGATGCTCCCGTACTGGTACGACGCCATCGTCCCCGACCTCCGCGCCGGCAAGACCGTCCTGGTCACCGCCCACGGCAACTCGCTCCGCGCCCTGGTCAAGCACCTGGACCAGCTCGACGAGCAGACCATCGTGGGTCTCAACATCCCGACCGGCGTCCCGCTGTACTACGAGCTCGACGACGACTTCAACCCGGTCACCAAGGGCGGCGAGTACCTCGACCCGGCCGCCGCCGCGGCAGCCATCGAGGCCGTGAAGAACCAGGGCCGGTAG
- a CDS encoding SDR family oxidoreductase has product MSKTWFITGTSSGFGRRMTEKLLARGDTVVATLRRTGALDDLRTQYAGRLDVVELDVTDSTAVRRTVDAAFAAHERIDVVVSNAGYGLFGAAEELTDEQIRLQIDTNLIGSMQLIRAALPHLRAQGGGRIVQVASEGGQYAYPGFGAYHATKWGIEGFVEAVAQEVAGFGITLTLAEPGPAATDFGAALAVATPLDAYATTPVAQVRQGMTDGTFELRGDPDKFTQSMIDAADQTPAPRRITLGSDAYHHIHAALQSRLDDLENQKDLAYAGDLAN; this is encoded by the coding sequence ATGAGCAAGACCTGGTTCATCACCGGTACGTCGTCCGGCTTCGGCCGGCGGATGACCGAGAAGCTGCTGGCCCGCGGCGACACCGTCGTCGCGACGCTGCGCCGTACCGGCGCCCTCGACGACCTGCGGACGCAGTACGCCGGCCGCCTGGACGTCGTCGAGCTGGACGTCACCGACTCGACCGCCGTACGCCGGACCGTCGACGCCGCCTTCGCCGCGCACGAGCGCATCGACGTCGTGGTCAGCAACGCCGGCTACGGCCTCTTCGGCGCCGCCGAGGAACTCACCGACGAACAGATCCGCCTCCAGATCGACACCAACCTGATCGGCTCGATGCAACTGATCCGCGCGGCCCTGCCGCACCTCCGCGCGCAAGGCGGCGGCCGGATCGTCCAGGTCGCCTCCGAAGGCGGCCAGTACGCGTACCCCGGCTTCGGCGCCTACCACGCCACCAAGTGGGGCATCGAAGGCTTCGTCGAGGCCGTCGCCCAGGAGGTCGCCGGCTTCGGCATCACCCTCACCCTCGCCGAACCAGGCCCCGCCGCCACCGACTTCGGCGCCGCCCTGGCCGTCGCCACCCCGCTCGACGCCTACGCCACGACCCCCGTGGCCCAGGTCCGCCAAGGCATGACCGACGGCACCTTCGAACTCCGCGGCGACCCCGACAAGTTCACCCAGTCCATGATCGACGCCGCTGACCAGACCCCGGCCCCGCGCCGCATCACCCTCGGCAGCGACGCCTACCACCACATCCACGCCGCCCTCCAGTCCCGCCTGGACGACCTGGAGAACCAGAAAGACCTCGCCTACGCCGGCGACCTCGCCAACTGA
- a CDS encoding TetR/AcrR family transcriptional regulator, whose amino-acid sequence MVETMPRQQRKKERTRELIRDTALELFAAQGFRDTTISAIAERADVAVRTVTLHFPAKEDLLFADDPFSFASLTDWLAAKPAGTPTLDALRDWMATTMRDLDATGASAEVWRRRGLRSQLIVADEDLRGRARAAYYRYEQVIAAGVAADLGLAADALAPRLAGITVITGLRELYETAEAQPTGGRGNAASDPEQLLALVDRVLDYARAGLERLTA is encoded by the coding sequence ATGGTAGAAACGATGCCGCGGCAGCAGCGGAAGAAGGAGCGGACCCGGGAGCTGATCCGGGACACCGCGCTGGAGCTGTTCGCCGCGCAGGGCTTCCGGGACACGACGATCAGCGCGATCGCCGAGCGGGCGGACGTGGCGGTGCGGACGGTCACGCTGCACTTCCCCGCCAAGGAGGACCTGCTTTTCGCCGACGACCCGTTCAGCTTCGCGTCGTTGACCGACTGGCTGGCCGCGAAGCCCGCCGGTACGCCGACGCTCGACGCGTTGCGGGACTGGATGGCGACGACGATGCGCGACCTCGACGCCACGGGCGCGTCGGCCGAGGTCTGGCGCCGGCGAGGGCTGCGGTCGCAGCTGATCGTCGCCGACGAAGACCTGCGCGGCCGGGCGCGCGCGGCGTACTACCGGTACGAGCAGGTGATCGCCGCCGGCGTCGCCGCGGACCTCGGCCTTGCCGCCGACGCGCTCGCACCCCGGCTGGCCGGGATCACCGTGATCACCGGCCTGCGCGAGCTGTACGAAACGGCCGAAGCGCAACCCACGGGCGGCCGCGGCAATGCGGCCTCCGACCCCGAGCAGCTGCTCGCGCTGGTCGACCGGGTGCTCGACTACGCCCGCGCCGGCCTCGAACGCCTCACCGCCTGA
- a CDS encoding serine hydrolase domain-containing protein has translation MNTSSITTDLQQAIQAFVDTGFAGLQLRVNDQHGEWVGSAGVRKLGETAPPSTDGSFWVGSVTKTFTATLVLQLVAEGKLTLDDSVADHLPDLGLDERITVRMLLNHTSGLFNYTGEYYPDGTVVPGIPATGKDWVDNRFLSYQPIELVRLALAKPSRFEPGTDWSYSNTNYTLAVLLIEQLTSTSYAETLDRLIAQPLGLTGTAVPGDLTDLPGEHAHGYYRYQDGDDWKVEDVTRQNLSLLAGAGDLLSTTRDLHVFFSALNSGRLIPTDLLTEMRAGVGPIDYGLGLFVQDLGPAGTVYHHNGSAPGGFGALMYSSPDGTRTMTASITMGDADVDPAQVFPAALAALLNEVFTA, from the coding sequence ATGAACACTTCATCGATCACCACTGACCTGCAGCAGGCCATCCAGGCTTTCGTCGACACCGGGTTCGCCGGCCTCCAGCTCCGCGTCAACGACCAGCACGGCGAGTGGGTCGGCAGCGCCGGCGTACGGAAGCTCGGTGAGACCGCGCCGCCGTCCACCGACGGGTCGTTCTGGGTCGGCAGCGTCACCAAGACCTTCACCGCGACCCTGGTCCTGCAGTTGGTGGCCGAGGGCAAGCTCACGCTGGACGACTCGGTCGCCGATCATCTGCCCGACCTCGGGCTGGACGAGCGGATCACCGTACGGATGCTGCTGAACCACACCAGCGGGCTGTTCAACTACACCGGCGAGTACTACCCCGACGGCACCGTCGTACCGGGCATTCCCGCGACCGGCAAGGACTGGGTCGACAACCGCTTCCTCAGCTACCAGCCGATCGAGCTGGTCCGGCTGGCCCTGGCCAAGCCGTCCCGCTTCGAGCCCGGCACGGACTGGAGCTACTCCAACACCAACTACACGCTGGCCGTCCTCCTGATCGAGCAGCTCACCAGCACCTCGTACGCCGAAACGCTGGACCGCCTGATCGCGCAGCCCCTCGGCCTGACGGGCACCGCCGTACCAGGTGACCTCACCGACCTCCCCGGCGAGCACGCCCACGGCTACTACCGCTACCAGGACGGCGACGACTGGAAGGTCGAGGACGTCACCCGCCAGAACCTCTCGCTCCTGGCCGGCGCCGGCGACCTGCTCTCCACCACCCGGGACCTGCACGTCTTCTTCTCCGCCCTCAACAGCGGCCGCCTGATCCCCACGGACCTGCTCACCGAGATGCGTGCCGGCGTCGGTCCCATCGACTACGGCCTCGGCCTCTTCGTCCAGGACCTCGGCCCCGCCGGCACCGTCTACCACCACAACGGCAGCGCCCCCGGCGGCTTCGGCGCCCTCATGTACAGCTCCCCCGACGGCACCCGCACGATGACCGCCTCCATCACCATGGGCGACGCGGACGTAGACCCCGCCCAGGTCTTCCCCGCCGCCCTGGCCGCCCTCCTGAACGAGGTCTTCACCGCATAA
- the phoU gene encoding phosphate signaling complex protein PhoU, with protein MRDTYHEQLDDILAELERMTRTVSTAVRRSTAALLSADIRQAEEVIAADIQLDAAGEGVEEKVFELMARQAPVANELRMLVAALRMVADLERMGDLAAHVSKIARLRYPAAAIPADLHSAIEEMSGVAGKMVDAAGDVIKSHDVTAAGKLEATDDEMDQLRTNQFRLMMDDSWPHGVEVAVDIALLGRYYERIADHAVSMARRVVYLVTGELPVAVGGTAAGSGAGASAPSPNGNN; from the coding sequence ATGCGCGACACCTACCACGAACAGCTCGACGACATCCTCGCCGAGCTCGAGCGGATGACCAGGACGGTGTCCACCGCTGTCCGGCGCTCGACCGCGGCCCTGCTGAGCGCCGACATCCGGCAGGCCGAAGAAGTGATCGCCGCCGACATCCAGCTGGACGCGGCCGGCGAGGGCGTCGAGGAGAAGGTCTTCGAGCTGATGGCCCGCCAGGCCCCGGTCGCCAACGAGCTGCGGATGCTGGTCGCCGCGCTGCGGATGGTCGCCGACCTGGAGCGGATGGGCGACCTGGCCGCGCACGTCTCCAAGATCGCCCGGCTGCGCTACCCCGCGGCCGCGATCCCGGCCGACCTGCACAGCGCGATCGAGGAGATGTCCGGTGTCGCCGGCAAGATGGTCGACGCCGCCGGTGACGTGATCAAGTCCCACGACGTCACCGCGGCCGGCAAGCTCGAGGCCACCGACGACGAGATGGACCAGCTGCGGACCAACCAGTTCCGCCTGATGATGGACGACTCCTGGCCGCACGGCGTCGAGGTCGCCGTCGACATCGCCCTGCTCGGCCGGTACTACGAGCGGATCGCCGACCACGCCGTCTCGATGGCCCGCCGCGTCGTCTACCTGGTCACCGGCGAGCTCCCGGTCGCCGTCGGCGGCACCGCCGCCGGTTCGGGCGCGGGCGCCTCGGCCCCGTCCCCGAACGGCAACAACTGA
- a CDS encoding ATP-binding protein: MDPTLAAVLGGVIGAALALLSLGAMVLSERSQTKVPVSPDPAVPSGVATVLSVLRSSAVVMGPEDQVLQASAPAHVLGIVRGERLVVEDLLTMVRAVRRDGEIRQQDLEIVRGRLGATQYVSARVAPLGSQLVLVLVEDRTRERRLEAIRRDFTVNVSHELKTPIGALILLADAVSEASDDPEAVQRFSGRMRIEASRLSRLVKEIIELSRLQGDDPLENPGPVDINGVIDAAVDRCRVDAEDRDINIIVKTDPDLEVMGSEDQLAIAIGNLVENAVNYSPDGTRVAVAAHPIGDLVEVTVSDQGVGIPSSDLERIFERFYRVDRARSRETGGTGLGLSIVKHIASIHGGDVRVWSVEGQGSTFTVRLPLRLDPATGQPTGSTSQEEPAITLTPTPSGLQSAKETAS, encoded by the coding sequence GTGGACCCCACGCTGGCTGCGGTGCTGGGCGGCGTCATCGGCGCGGCCCTGGCTCTGCTTTCGCTCGGTGCGATGGTGCTGAGCGAGCGTTCCCAGACCAAGGTTCCCGTCTCCCCGGACCCCGCGGTCCCCAGTGGCGTCGCCACCGTACTGTCCGTACTGCGTTCGTCCGCGGTCGTGATGGGCCCCGAGGACCAGGTGCTGCAGGCCAGCGCTCCCGCGCACGTGCTCGGCATCGTCCGGGGCGAGCGGCTGGTGGTCGAGGACCTGCTGACTATGGTCCGGGCGGTCCGCCGCGACGGCGAGATCCGGCAGCAGGACCTGGAGATCGTCCGCGGCCGGCTCGGCGCGACCCAGTACGTGAGCGCCCGGGTCGCCCCGCTGGGCAGCCAGCTGGTGCTGGTCCTGGTCGAGGACCGGACCAGGGAGCGCCGGCTGGAGGCGATCCGGCGCGACTTCACGGTCAACGTCAGCCACGAGCTGAAGACCCCGATCGGCGCGCTGATCCTGCTCGCCGACGCCGTCTCGGAGGCCTCCGACGACCCGGAGGCGGTCCAGCGGTTCTCCGGCCGGATGCGGATCGAGGCCTCCCGGCTGAGCCGGCTGGTCAAGGAGATCATCGAGCTGTCCCGGCTGCAGGGCGACGACCCGCTGGAGAACCCCGGCCCGGTCGACATCAACGGCGTGATCGACGCCGCGGTGGACCGCTGCCGGGTCGACGCCGAGGACCGCGACATCAACATCATCGTCAAGACCGACCCCGACCTCGAGGTGATGGGCAGCGAGGACCAGCTGGCGATCGCGATCGGCAACCTGGTCGAGAACGCGGTCAACTACAGCCCCGACGGGACCCGCGTGGCGGTCGCCGCGCACCCGATCGGCGACCTGGTCGAGGTCACCGTCTCCGACCAGGGCGTGGGCATTCCCAGCAGCGACCTGGAACGCATCTTCGAACGCTTCTACCGGGTCGACAGGGCCCGCAGCCGGGAGACCGGCGGCACCGGGCTCGGCCTGTCGATCGTCAAGCACATCGCCTCGATCCACGGTGGCGACGTCCGGGTCTGGAGCGTCGAGGGACAGGGTTCCACCTTCACCGTCCGGCTCCCGCTGCGGCTCGATCCCGCCACCGGGCAACCGACCGGTTCCACCAGCCAGGAGGAACCGGCCATCACCCTGACGCCGACCCCGTCAGGACTGCAGAGTGCAAAGGAGACAGCTTCGTGA
- a CDS encoding response regulator transcription factor, with protein sequence MTRVLVVEDEESYSDALSYVLRKEGFEVAVAETGPDALDEYDRAGADIVLLDLMLPGLSGTEVCRALRTRGNVPVIIVSAKDTEVDKVVGLELGADDYVTKPYSPRELLARIKAVLRRGADVELLPDTLEAGPVRMDVERHVVTVSGTEIRLPLKEFELLEMLLRNTGRVLTRGQLIDRIWGADYVGDTKTLDVHVKRLRSKLEKDPSNPAHLVTVRGLGYKFEA encoded by the coding sequence GTGACCCGAGTGCTGGTCGTCGAAGACGAGGAGAGCTACAGCGACGCGCTGTCGTACGTACTGCGCAAGGAGGGGTTCGAGGTCGCCGTCGCGGAGACGGGCCCGGACGCTCTGGACGAGTACGACAGGGCGGGCGCGGACATCGTCCTGCTCGACCTGATGCTGCCGGGCCTGTCCGGTACCGAGGTCTGCCGCGCGTTGCGGACCCGGGGCAACGTGCCGGTGATCATCGTGAGTGCCAAGGACACCGAGGTGGACAAGGTGGTCGGGCTCGAGCTGGGCGCCGACGACTACGTCACCAAGCCGTACAGCCCGCGTGAGCTGCTGGCGCGGATCAAGGCCGTGCTGCGGCGCGGTGCCGACGTCGAGCTGCTGCCCGACACGCTCGAGGCCGGGCCGGTCCGGATGGACGTCGAGCGCCACGTGGTGACGGTGTCCGGGACCGAGATCCGGCTGCCGCTGAAGGAGTTCGAGCTGCTCGAGATGCTGCTGCGCAACACCGGCCGGGTGCTCACCCGGGGGCAGCTGATCGACCGGATCTGGGGCGCCGACTACGTCGGGGACACCAAGACCCTGGACGTGCACGTGAAGCGGCTCCGCTCCAAGCTGGAGAAGGATCCGTCCAACCCGGCGCACCTGGTGACGGTGCGGGGGCTGGGCTACAAGTTCGAAGCCTGA
- a CDS encoding iron-siderophore ABC transporter substrate-binding protein encodes MSWSRRTRSAAAVAALLLSATALTACGSGADEAAAPSGESGAGFPVTLKNTFGETTIKEKPARIVTLGWNAQDVVYALGETPVGMPKVTYGPTKDGVTAWDADKFDASKTTLLDATDSYPYEKIAALKPDVILAPYEGFDETVYKTLSGIAPTVAYPGAPWQTTWQDQTTLIGKALGKSAEAGQLVAGIKDRVAKVASEHPEFKGKTISVGSFGADNYVYMPGDPRVQILNEMGFVNAPGVQKLEETNTKKEFALPISKEKVADIDADVLVAYVDGLSAAKFAADPVYAALPSVKKGTAYVMDDQQVISGMSAVSVLSVPWVLDKIVPGLAKAAAAAN; translated from the coding sequence ATGTCCTGGTCCCGTCGTACCCGCAGCGCCGCTGCCGTCGCCGCGCTGTTGCTGTCGGCCACCGCGCTGACCGCCTGCGGGAGTGGTGCCGACGAGGCCGCTGCGCCGTCGGGTGAATCCGGCGCGGGTTTCCCGGTGACGTTGAAGAACACCTTCGGCGAGACCACCATCAAGGAGAAGCCGGCCCGGATCGTCACGCTCGGCTGGAACGCCCAGGACGTCGTCTACGCGCTCGGCGAGACGCCGGTCGGGATGCCGAAGGTGACCTACGGCCCGACCAAGGACGGCGTCACCGCGTGGGACGCGGACAAGTTCGACGCGAGCAAGACGACGTTGCTCGATGCAACGGACAGTTACCCGTACGAGAAGATCGCGGCGCTGAAGCCGGATGTGATCCTGGCGCCGTACGAGGGGTTCGACGAGACGGTCTACAAGACGCTGTCCGGGATCGCGCCGACCGTCGCGTACCCGGGAGCGCCGTGGCAGACCACCTGGCAGGACCAGACCACGCTGATCGGCAAGGCGCTGGGCAAGTCCGCCGAGGCCGGCCAGTTGGTTGCCGGGATCAAGGACCGGGTCGCGAAGGTGGCCTCGGAGCACCCGGAGTTCAAGGGCAAGACGATCAGCGTCGGGTCGTTCGGCGCGGACAACTACGTCTACATGCCGGGTGACCCGCGGGTGCAGATCCTGAACGAGATGGGCTTCGTGAACGCGCCGGGCGTGCAGAAGCTCGAGGAGACCAACACCAAGAAGGAGTTCGCGCTCCCGATCAGCAAGGAGAAGGTCGCCGACATCGACGCCGACGTCTTGGTCGCGTACGTCGACGGGCTGAGCGCGGCGAAGTTCGCCGCCGATCCGGTCTACGCGGCGCTGCCGTCGGTGAAGAAGGGCACGGCGTACGTGATGGACGACCAGCAGGTGATCTCCGGGATGAGCGCGGTCAGCGTCCTGTCGGTCCCGTGGGTGCTGGACAAGATCGTCCCCGGCCTCGCGAAGGCGGCCGCCGCCGCCAACTGA